One window from the genome of Paraneptunicella aestuarii encodes:
- a CDS encoding pseudouridine-5'-phosphate glycosidase, giving the protein MKRVTESGIPLVFTEEVADALATGQAVVALESNVISHGLDYPDNANTARNVELAVRRGGAIPATIGICDGQFLIGMDDDMIERFATTAKVPKTSSRDLPIILARGGLGATSVASSIVAAELAGIPFFSSAGIGGVHRGAQQTMDISSDLVQFTRSKVAVVCAGAKNILDLGLTLEFLETHCVPVVSYQYDDFPAFYCRTSGFKAPHREDNPFVIAQAIENHWKLGNHSSFLISTPTKEEDAINSEEVDDAINEAIRNAEKDGVAGNAVTKYIMRAIDKVTSGRSAKANMAVLINTAEVGAQLAKAHMEIVAANK; this is encoded by the coding sequence ATGAAACGCGTAACAGAAAGTGGCATTCCACTGGTGTTTACAGAAGAAGTCGCCGATGCGTTGGCAACTGGGCAAGCAGTCGTCGCGTTAGAATCGAACGTTATCTCCCACGGGCTGGATTACCCGGATAACGCCAATACCGCACGTAATGTTGAATTAGCCGTGCGCCGAGGCGGGGCGATCCCCGCCACGATTGGCATTTGTGACGGACAATTCCTCATCGGCATGGACGATGACATGATTGAACGCTTCGCCACAACCGCAAAAGTACCGAAAACCAGCAGCCGCGACTTACCTATTATTCTGGCTCGTGGCGGTTTAGGTGCCACCAGCGTTGCCTCTTCTATTGTGGCTGCCGAACTGGCGGGCATTCCTTTTTTCTCATCGGCAGGTATTGGCGGCGTACATCGTGGTGCGCAGCAAACCATGGATATTTCTTCTGATTTAGTGCAATTCACGCGCTCTAAAGTGGCTGTGGTCTGTGCCGGAGCCAAGAACATTCTTGATTTGGGATTAACGTTGGAGTTTCTGGAAACCCACTGTGTTCCGGTTGTTTCTTATCAATACGACGATTTTCCTGCGTTTTATTGCCGTACCAGTGGCTTTAAAGCGCCGCATCGTGAGGACAATCCTTTCGTTATCGCACAAGCGATTGAGAACCATTGGAAACTGGGCAATCACAGCTCTTTTTTAATCTCAACCCCAACCAAAGAAGAAGACGCCATCAACAGTGAAGAAGTGGATGACGCCATTAACGAAGCCATTCGTAACGCTGAGAAAGACGGCGTAGCAGGTAATGCTGTGACCAAGTACATCATGCGAGCCATCGACAAAGTCACATCAGGTCGCTCAGCAAAAGCCAATATGGCTGTACTGATCAACACCGCAGAAGTGGGGGCTCAGTTAGCCAAAGCACATATGGAAATTGTCGCCGCCAATAAATAG
- a CDS encoding efflux RND transporter periplasmic adaptor subunit produces MQYLRWLITVTMIAVIITGLFSYKNKLNAEQSQSGEPAATIEAIHVETIQYQETSFVNGESQAVKTITLSNELPGRIDTLNMRSGDIVKKGQVLLEQDHSEEDARLIAAKANIELQKKTLNRYRRLLKEDKISEELVDQAQADLLNSESNAALIQSYVQRRTFVAPFDAQVGIHNLQEGQFLPANTVLTQLIGLSDYIWIDFDIPQIYDELPIGSQVRVEIQGNDGHSAMATIVSMEPMLRGESRHLRYRAKIANNKLPLKPNFLVKVTFPISEPQERIAIPNLAIIKDRLGNFVYKLEPEGEYFRAQRVPVELGERIGDNVIVLSGLQPGDYIANKGSFKLWPGIKTFVAPPKEETVKIANRTLLDGIDVKDNEAEAKEEVTASMVSNDTNHGASR; encoded by the coding sequence GTGCAATATTTACGTTGGTTGATCACCGTCACCATGATCGCAGTTATCATCACCGGGCTTTTTTCTTACAAGAATAAGTTAAACGCCGAACAGTCTCAATCAGGTGAGCCTGCTGCAACGATTGAAGCCATTCACGTTGAGACCATCCAATACCAGGAAACCTCATTTGTTAATGGTGAAAGTCAAGCGGTCAAAACCATCACGCTGAGTAATGAACTGCCGGGCAGAATTGACACGTTAAACATGCGCTCAGGCGACATTGTGAAAAAAGGTCAAGTGCTGTTGGAGCAAGATCACAGCGAAGAAGATGCCCGCTTAATCGCCGCCAAAGCCAATATTGAATTGCAGAAGAAGACCTTGAACCGCTATCGTCGTCTTTTAAAAGAAGACAAGATCAGCGAGGAATTGGTTGATCAGGCACAAGCGGATTTGCTCAATTCTGAGTCGAATGCGGCATTGATCCAATCCTATGTTCAACGTCGTACTTTCGTCGCGCCCTTTGACGCTCAGGTAGGCATTCATAACTTACAGGAAGGTCAGTTCTTGCCCGCCAACACTGTGCTAACCCAGTTGATTGGTTTAAGTGACTACATCTGGATTGACTTCGATATTCCTCAAATTTACGACGAATTACCCATTGGTTCACAAGTACGAGTCGAGATCCAGGGCAATGATGGTCATTCAGCGATGGCAACCATTGTATCAATGGAGCCTATGCTACGCGGTGAATCTCGTCACTTGCGTTATCGCGCTAAAATCGCCAACAACAAGTTGCCGTTAAAACCTAACTTTCTGGTGAAAGTCACCTTCCCGATTTCTGAGCCACAAGAGCGTATTGCGATTCCTAATTTGGCGATTATCAAGGATCGCTTAGGCAATTTCGTCTACAAACTGGAGCCAGAAGGTGAATACTTTAGAGCCCAACGTGTTCCTGTGGAATTGGGTGAGCGTATTGGCGATAACGTCATTGTTTTAAGTGGTTTGCAACCGGGCGACTATATTGCCAACAAAGGTTCTTTCAAGCTTTGGCCGGGCATTAAAACCTTTGTCGCCCCTCCGAAAGAAGAGACGGTGAAAATCGCCAATCGCACGTTACTTGACGGTATCGACGTTAAAGACAACGAAGCTGAAGCCAAGGAAGAAGTCACGGCCAGCATGGTGTCAAACGACACGAATCACGGAGCGTCACGATGA